In Luteimonas viscosa, the following proteins share a genomic window:
- a CDS encoding F0F1 ATP synthase subunit epsilon, giving the protein MTTIRCDIVSAEAEIFQGEATLVVATGEMGELGIAPRHAPLITRLKPGKVVVTQADGSVLDFAIGGGILEVQPQVVTILADTAIRADDIDEASVRAAKEEAERVLAGRGEAMDIAEAQQKMAEVMAQLSALERLRKNLKH; this is encoded by the coding sequence ATGACCACCATCCGTTGCGACATCGTCAGCGCCGAGGCCGAGATCTTCCAGGGAGAAGCGACCCTGGTCGTGGCCACCGGCGAGATGGGCGAGCTCGGCATCGCGCCGCGCCACGCGCCGCTGATCACGCGCCTGAAGCCCGGCAAGGTCGTGGTGACCCAGGCCGACGGCAGCGTGCTCGACTTCGCCATCGGTGGCGGCATCCTCGAGGTGCAGCCGCAGGTGGTGACGATCCTGGCCGACACCGCGATCCGCGCCGACGACATCGACGAGGCATCGGTCCGCGCGGCCAAGGAAGAAGCCGAGCGCGTGCTGGCCGGCCGCGGCGAGGCGATGGACATCGCCGAGGCGCAGCAGAAGATGGCCGAGGTGATGGCCCAGCTGTCGGCGCTCGAGCGCCTGCGCAAGAACCTCAAGCACTGA
- the atpD gene encoding F0F1 ATP synthase subunit beta: MSQGKIVQIIGAVVDVEFARGEVPKVYDALKVQNTEITLEVQQQLGDGVVRTIALGSTDGLKRNLVADNTGRAISVPVGLGTLGRIMDVLGRPIDEAGPVKSDVSWEIHRAAPSYEDQSSTTELLETGIKVIDLMCPFAKGGKVGLFGGAGVGKTVNMMELINNIATEHSGLSVFAGVGERTREGNDFYHEMQESGVVNIQDHAKSKVAMVYGQMNEPPGNRLRVALTGLTMAEYFRDEGRDVLLFVDNIYRYTLAGTEVSALLGRMPSAVGYQPTLAEEMGVLQERITSTKTGSITSIQAVYVPADDLTDPSPATTFAHLDATVVLSRNIASLGIYPAVDPLDSTSRQLDPNVIGHEHYDTARRVQATLQKYKELKDIIAILGMDELSEEDKLAVARARKIERFFSQPFHVAEVFTGSPGKYVSLKETIRGFKGIVDGEFDHLPEQAFYMVGTIDEAVEKAKKIAA; encoded by the coding sequence ATGAGTCAGGGCAAGATCGTTCAGATCATCGGCGCGGTCGTCGACGTGGAGTTCGCGCGCGGCGAAGTGCCGAAGGTGTACGACGCACTGAAGGTGCAGAACACCGAGATCACCCTCGAGGTGCAGCAGCAGCTCGGCGACGGCGTGGTGCGCACGATCGCGCTCGGCTCCACCGACGGCCTCAAGCGCAACCTGGTCGCCGACAACACCGGCCGCGCGATCTCGGTGCCGGTGGGCCTGGGCACGCTGGGACGGATCATGGACGTGCTGGGCCGCCCGATCGACGAGGCCGGCCCGGTCAAGTCCGACGTGTCGTGGGAAATCCACCGCGCGGCGCCGTCGTACGAGGACCAGTCCTCGACCACCGAACTGCTGGAGACCGGCATCAAGGTCATCGACCTGATGTGCCCGTTCGCCAAGGGCGGCAAGGTCGGCCTGTTCGGCGGCGCCGGCGTGGGCAAGACGGTCAACATGATGGAGCTGATCAACAACATCGCGACCGAGCACTCGGGCCTGTCGGTGTTCGCCGGCGTCGGCGAGCGTACCCGCGAGGGCAACGACTTCTACCACGAGATGCAGGAGTCGGGCGTCGTCAACATCCAGGACCACGCCAAGTCCAAGGTGGCGATGGTCTACGGCCAGATGAACGAGCCGCCGGGCAACCGCCTGCGTGTCGCGCTGACCGGCCTGACCATGGCCGAGTACTTCCGCGACGAAGGCCGCGACGTGCTGCTGTTCGTCGACAACATCTACCGCTACACGCTGGCAGGTACCGAAGTGTCGGCGCTGCTGGGCCGCATGCCGTCGGCAGTGGGCTACCAGCCCACGCTCGCCGAGGAAATGGGCGTGCTGCAGGAGCGCATCACCTCGACCAAGACCGGTTCGATCACCTCGATCCAGGCCGTGTACGTGCCTGCGGACGACCTGACCGACCCGTCGCCGGCGACCACCTTCGCCCACCTCGACGCCACCGTCGTGCTGAGCCGCAACATCGCGTCGCTGGGTATCTACCCGGCGGTCGATCCGCTCGACTCCACCTCGCGCCAGCTCGACCCGAACGTGATCGGCCACGAGCACTACGACACCGCGCGCCGGGTGCAGGCGACGCTGCAGAAGTACAAGGAGCTCAAGGACATCATCGCGATCCTGGGCATGGACGAGCTGAGCGAAGAGGACAAGCTGGCCGTGGCCCGCGCGCGCAAGATCGAGCGCTTCTTCTCGCAGCCGTTCCACGTGGCCGAGGTGTTCACCGGCTCGCCGGGCAAGTACGTCTCGCTGAAGGAGACGATCCGCGGCTTCAAGGGTATCGTCGACGGCGAATTCGACCACCTGCCCGAGCAGGCGTTCTACATGGTCGGCACCATCGACGAGGCGGTCGAGAAGGCGAAGAAGATTGCCGCATAA
- the atpG gene encoding F0F1 ATP synthase subunit gamma — protein sequence MAGGREIKTKIKSVQNTRKVTRALEMVSASKIRKAQERMKASRPYARAMRQLIGHLAQANSEFQHPYLVERKEIRRVGYVIVSSDRGLAGGLNNNLFRKLLGEIRQWQDKGVEVDVVTIGQKATVFFRRLKLQMRASVSHLGDQPQVEQLVGVVKVMLDAYDAGEVDKVFLVYNDFVNTMTQRAAFDQLLPLPPSEAVAQHDWDYIYEPDAESVLGYVLTRYVESLVYQAVMENVASEHAARMVAMKSASDNATKLIDTLNLVYNKARQAAITQEISEIVGGAAAV from the coding sequence ATGGCCGGTGGCAGGGAAATCAAGACCAAGATCAAGAGCGTGCAGAACACCCGCAAGGTGACGCGCGCGCTGGAAATGGTCTCGGCCTCGAAGATCCGCAAGGCGCAGGAGCGGATGAAGGCCTCGCGCCCGTACGCACGCGCCATGCGGCAGCTGATCGGGCACCTCGCGCAGGCGAACTCCGAGTTCCAGCATCCGTACCTGGTCGAGCGCAAGGAGATCAGGCGCGTCGGCTACGTGATCGTCTCGTCGGACCGCGGCCTGGCCGGCGGCCTGAACAACAACCTGTTCCGCAAGCTGCTGGGCGAGATCCGGCAGTGGCAGGACAAGGGCGTCGAGGTCGACGTGGTCACCATCGGCCAGAAGGCCACGGTGTTCTTCCGCCGCCTGAAGCTGCAGATGCGCGCCAGCGTCAGCCATCTCGGCGACCAGCCGCAGGTCGAGCAGCTGGTGGGCGTGGTCAAGGTCATGCTCGACGCCTACGATGCCGGCGAGGTCGACAAGGTCTTCCTGGTCTACAACGACTTCGTCAACACCATGACCCAGCGCGCGGCGTTCGACCAGCTGCTGCCGCTTCCGCCGTCGGAGGCCGTGGCCCAGCACGACTGGGACTACATCTACGAGCCCGACGCCGAATCCGTGCTCGGCTACGTGCTCACCCGCTACGTCGAGTCGCTGGTCTACCAGGCGGTGATGGAGAACGTGGCGTCCGAGCACGCGGCGCGCATGGTCGCGATGAAGTCCGCGAGCGACAACGCCACCAAGCTGATCGACACGCTCAACCTGGTCTACAACAAGGCACGGCAGGCGGCGATCACCCAGGAGATTTCCGAGATCGTGGGCGGAGCGGCGGCCGTCTGA
- the atpA gene encoding F0F1 ATP synthase subunit alpha, producing MATTTLNPSEISELIKSRIDKVKLAAESRNEGTVTSVSDGIVRIYGLADAMQGEMIELPAAEGGTPTYALALNLERDSVGAVVLGDYEHLREGDTAKTTGQILSVPIGPELLGRVVNALGEPIDGKGPIEAKLSAPVERVAPGVIWRKSVDQPVQTGYKSVDAMIPIGRGQRELVIGDRQTGKTAMAIDAVINQKGTGIKCVYVAIGQKASTVANIVRKLEENGALAHTIVVAATASESAAMQYISAYSGCTMGEYFMDRGQDALIVYDDLSKQAVAYRQISLLLKRPPGREAYPGDVFYLHSRLLERAARVSEDYVEKFTNGEVKGRTGSLTALPIIETQAGDVSAFVPTNVISITDGQIFLETDLFNAGIRPAVNAGISVSRVGGAAQTKIIKKLSGGIRIALAQYRELAAFAQFASDLDEATRKQLERGQRVTELMKQKQYAPMSIAYQALSIYAVDKGYMDDVPVGKILAFEEALHAHFANTQGELIEQINGSGNWNDEIEAAYKAGIEDFRKTGSY from the coding sequence ATGGCAACCACCACGCTCAATCCCTCCGAAATCAGCGAACTGATCAAGAGCCGCATCGACAAGGTCAAGCTGGCCGCGGAGTCGCGCAACGAAGGCACGGTCACCTCGGTGTCCGACGGCATCGTGCGCATCTACGGCCTGGCCGACGCCATGCAGGGCGAGATGATCGAGCTGCCCGCCGCGGAAGGCGGCACGCCGACCTACGCGCTGGCGCTGAACCTGGAGCGCGACTCGGTCGGCGCCGTGGTCCTGGGCGACTACGAGCACCTGCGCGAGGGCGACACCGCCAAGACCACCGGCCAGATCCTGTCGGTGCCGATCGGCCCCGAACTGCTCGGCCGCGTGGTCAACGCGCTGGGCGAGCCGATCGACGGCAAGGGCCCGATCGAGGCGAAGCTGAGCGCGCCGGTCGAGCGCGTGGCGCCGGGCGTGATCTGGCGCAAGTCGGTCGACCAGCCGGTGCAGACCGGCTACAAGTCGGTCGACGCCATGATCCCGATCGGCCGCGGCCAGCGCGAGCTGGTCATCGGCGACCGCCAGACCGGCAAGACCGCGATGGCGATCGACGCGGTGATCAACCAGAAGGGCACCGGCATCAAGTGCGTGTACGTCGCGATCGGCCAGAAGGCCTCGACCGTGGCCAACATCGTGCGCAAGCTGGAAGAGAATGGCGCCCTGGCGCACACGATCGTGGTCGCGGCCACGGCGTCCGAGTCGGCGGCGATGCAGTACATCTCCGCGTACTCGGGCTGCACCATGGGCGAGTACTTCATGGACCGCGGCCAGGACGCGCTGATCGTGTACGACGACCTGTCCAAGCAGGCCGTCGCCTACCGCCAGATCTCGCTGCTGCTCAAGCGCCCGCCGGGCCGCGAAGCCTACCCGGGCGACGTGTTCTACCTGCACAGCCGCCTGCTCGAGCGCGCCGCGCGCGTGTCCGAGGACTACGTCGAGAAGTTCACCAACGGCGAGGTCAAGGGCAGGACCGGCTCGCTGACCGCGCTTCCGATCATCGAGACCCAGGCCGGCGACGTGTCCGCGTTCGTGCCGACCAACGTGATCTCGATCACCGACGGCCAGATCTTCCTCGAGACCGACCTGTTCAACGCCGGCATCCGCCCGGCCGTGAACGCCGGCATCTCGGTGTCGCGCGTCGGCGGCGCGGCGCAGACCAAGATCATCAAGAAGCTGTCGGGCGGCATCCGCATCGCGCTGGCGCAGTACCGCGAGCTGGCGGCGTTCGCGCAGTTCGCGTCCGACCTCGACGAAGCCACCCGCAAGCAGCTCGAGCGCGGCCAGCGCGTGACCGAGCTGATGAAGCAGAAGCAGTACGCGCCGATGTCGATCGCCTACCAGGCGCTGTCGATCTACGCCGTGGACAAGGGCTACATGGACGACGTGCCGGTGGGCAAGATCCTGGCGTTCGAGGAAGCGCTGCACGCGCACTTCGCCAACACCCAGGGCGAGCTGATCGAACAGATCAACGGCAGCGGCAACTGGAACGACGAGATCGAGGCCGCCTACAAGGCCGGCATCGAGGACTTCAGGAAGACCGGCTCCTACTGA